Within the Chloroflexota bacterium genome, the region TATCCCGTCGCAGCGGATTGTGGTGGTAAATGCCCATGCCAACTTCTGGCTTCTCTCTTGGCTTTTCCCGACTTTTATGGCCCATCATATGATTATACTGGATGGTTTCAGAAGAGGCTACCCCAGGGAGAATGCTCTTACCTCCGCCGCTAAAACCGGCAATATGGTGCGGCACGACCAGCCCGATGGCAATTTTAAGGTCACACTTCATGACTTCTTCGTTTACATACACTTTTGTCTCATATGTAGTGGTGGTACCAGCGTAGGTGCAGTTGCCGAAGGCGTTATGGTTATAAACGGGGAAGCGTGAGACAATATCTTCAGTCAGCTTCTGAATAAAATGGCGGCGGTACATCGGGCCATGTAAACCCAGTGCGCAGACAAATCTTATTCTATCATCGGGAATACCGGCCGCAGCCAGTTCTTCGAGGACAAAAGGCGCTATCTCGGCTGTCCTGGTAGCCCGTGTCTGGTCGTCAAAGATAATGACTATTTCTTTTTTTCCTATGGCCAGTTCACGCAGCCCGGAGGTACCAATTGGTCTGCTGAGCGCTGCCCTCATCTCTTCAGGTTTTAAAGCCGGATGGCTGAAACCAGTCATAGGACAGTGCGTAACCTGCCAGCTATCGGGGAGAGGCAGTTCCAGCTCTTTCGTTCCGTGACAGGCAAGCTGCGGTATTCTGAGCATGTTTGGCATTATGGATTCTTCTCACGACGGGCATTACCTGCCCATGCGGCTGTCCTAACATTATATCACGGCAATTGACCATGCCTTCAAATTTATTCGTATATAGTTACTTTTCTTTTTCTCCTATTGTTGCGGGTTTCTGGTCTATGACGTATACTAATGGACGAGATTTTACAGTGAGGAGGTAACTGATGCCACACGGTTACAACGGTAAGGTTTTAAGAGTCGATCTTTCCTCAGGGCGTATCAAGACGGAGGAATATCCGGACCATTTCTATCGACAGTATTTTGGTGGGGAAGGCTTTATTGGCTATTTCTTGCTGAAGGAGCTTAAACCTGGTGTCGAGCCTTTAAGCCCTGATAACAAGCTAATCTTTGCTGCCGGTCCGTTGACCGGGGCACCGGCCGGAGGATGCGGCCGGCACAGCGTGGGTGGTAAATCACCGCTCACCGGCGCTTTTGGCGAGGCCGATTCAGGAGGCTACTGGGGAGCGGAGCTGAAAATGGCCGGTTTTGACGCCATAATCGTGGAAGGTAAGGCAGAAAAACCGGTCTATCTTTCTATTCAGGATAATAAGGTCGAGCTTA harbors:
- a CDS encoding DUF2088 domain-containing protein: MPNMLRIPQLACHGTKELELPLPDSWQVTHCPMTGFSHPALKPEEMRAALSRPIGTSGLRELAIGKKEIVIIFDDQTRATRTAEIAPFVLEELAAAGIPDDRIRFVCALGLHGPMYRRHFIQKLTEDIVSRFPVYNHNAFGNCTYAGTTTTYETKVYVNEEVMKCDLKIAIGLVVPHHIAGFSGGGKSILPGVASSETIQYNHMMGHKSREKPREKPEVGMGIYHHNPLRRDIDEAARLVGVDFLINCLINGRGETVSLYAGDMLAAHDAAVQEAKNHYLTPEVTEKDIVIANISSPNNVTSIGLLISFPAVSHVGGDVVLIANYPEGRVPHYLGGRWGRDTWAVQHRRVQIPEKVNRLIAYNEYPHPGSNWFDDDARIIYCSRWDEVLKLLQATHGNDARVAVYPNADIQYCS